The DNA window CTTGACCGGCAGGATCCCTGCAGCGATCGGACGGAATCGTTTGGTGGGGTGAGCGCGATCGGCGTCGACATCCATTGCGTCGTTGACGAGGTAGACGCCCGACGCGGCGAAACAGAAGACGACGAATGCCAGACCGACCGACAGCAAGACGTCGGGATCGGTCACCGAACCGGCAGCGAGTGGGGCCGCGAGCACGAGTACGTTCTTGACCCACTGACGCGGACGGAGCGCCTTGATCACACCGTCGAACAGGTTCTTCGGTGGTGCTCCGGCTGGGGGGGCTTCCTCGCTCATTTGTCTCCTTCGAACTTGCACACGGCGGCTGCGGACAGGGCGCCGAGCGCGGATCCTGCGAGTACATCTGTCGGATAGTGCACTCCGAGAACGAGCCGCGAGAGCAGCATCGGAGGTACCAGGACCGCAGGCAAGGGTAGCCCGGTCAGTCGGCCGAGCAGTACGGCGGCCGCCGTAGTGGACGTGGCATGCGAGGACGGAAAGCTCAGCTTGCTCGGGGTCGACACGTTGATCCGCACAGACGGATCGTTCGGACGCGGCCGACGCACAAGCCGCTTGATGACGATCGATGCGGCGTGCGAACCCACTGCGCCGACCGCGACGCCTGCCCACTGGCGCCTGCGCGGGGCGTCGAGCGCTGCCCCGATACCTGCGATCGCAACCCAACCGAGTGCGTGCTCACCGAAATGCGACATGCCCCTCGCGATCGTCACTGCACCCGGCTGCGCACCGACCGTCGACTGGATCTTCGACAGGATGCGAACCTCGGCGGCCGATTCGGTCTGGTTCTTACGCCTCGTAACGAAAGACACGTTCCCAGGTTTCCTTACTGGTCAGGTGAGGGACGGCGTCGCGGTAGCGACCCTTGAGCTCGGGGAATCGCCGCGACAACTCCGCGCGCAATGCCATGGCTTCCTTGAGCAACGCGGCAGCTTTGTCGCGGTCACGTTGCCGGTAGACGACGCCTCGGCCGTCGGCGGTGGTGACAGTGACGCCGTCCACCTGTGACAGCAGGAACCAGCGCGCATCGAGCGTCGGAACGTTGAGCTGCGGGCGCTCGTGGTGGCGGGTGTGCGCGGGCTTCGCGTTGTGAATCAGGCCGGTGGCCAGCCGCTTGATCTTCGACAGCGGGTTCGTCGGCAGTCCGACGGCTCCCACTTCCTCACCCGACGGATGCGGTAGCTCGGTGGAGGAACCGACCACGACGGCGTCGGGGTAGGTCTTGCGCAACGCGTGTACCTCGCCGAGCGAAGTCGGCAGGATCTCGAGGATGTGCTCGGGTCCTTCGAGGAAGTCGCGGATCGCCTTGTTCTGGATGGCGACGGTCGAGTACTCGAGACACAGCAGGTGCTTGACGGTCGCCTTGACGGTGTCGAGCACGAGACCGCGCCCGTTGCCCGGCATGTGCAGCGCCGCAACGACGAGACGGTTGCGGAGGTGGAAGTACGCCTGCCAGTCGATGGCATCGTCCTTGTCACTCCATGCCATGTGCCAGATCGCAGCACCGGGCAGCGTGACCGTCGGGTAGCCGGCTACTCGTGCGCGCAAACCGTATTCGGCGTCGTCCCACTTGATGAACAGCGGAAGCGGCTGACCTAGATCCTCCGCGACGACACGCGGAATCATGCACATCCACCAGCCGTTGTAGTCGACGTCGATGCGGCGGTGCAGCAGCTTGCTCGAGCGCAGTGGGTACTCGGCAAAGTCGTGGTCGTACTCGACGTTCTGAGCACCGGTCCACATGAAGTTGCTCCGGTCGATCACTTCGCCCATGACGTGCAGGTGGCTGCGCGCCTGCAGGTTCAGCATCTGGCCGCCGACGAGCGTGGGAACCTTCGCGAATCGCGACATCGCGAGCGCACGGAGAATCGAGTCCGGCTCGATCTCGATGTCGTCGTCCATGAACAGAATGTGCTGGCACTCGGTGTTGTTCAGCGCCTCGTACATGATTCGGCTGTATCCACCGGAGCCACCGAGGTTTGCCTGATCGTGGATTGCGAGTATGCCCCCGAGACCTGCTTCGGCCTCGGCGAAGCCCGGCTCGTCCCTGACCTTGCGGGTGCCCTGGTCGGGCATGATGACGGCCTTGATCACGTCGAGCACCAGTGGGTCCGAGCTCAGTGCGACAAGCGCTTTGACTGCGTCGGTCGGCCTGTTGAACGTCGGGATTCCGACGGCAACCGTCGCCTCACCGGGGGCTTCGACGGGCGCGTACCAACCCGCGCTCTCGAGTACCACCTCGGAGTCGGAGGTGATGTCGAACCAGATCCAGCCGCCGTCCTCGAACGGTCCGAGATCGATGTCGAATTCCTGCGCGGCGTCACCGTCGACGGCTTCGCGGCCCTCGACGTGGATACGTGAGCTGTCGGCTTTGGACCGATAGACGTCGATACGGCAGTGGCCGGAGACCTCGACACGCAGGACGACCGACTTCAGGACGCTGTAGCGGCGCCAGTAGCTCGCGGGAAACGCACCGAAGTAGGTGCAGAACGACACCTCGGACTCGGCGCCGATGGCCAGCGACGTACGGGACAGTGAATGTGCCCGTCGCGCATTGGTTTTGGCCTCCTCGAGGTACAGCGTTCGTACGTCGAGCGGCTCGCCCGAGCGCGGCAGCAGCACCCGCTGCAGCAGCGACTTACCGAGCACGGGCGCAATGTCGGCGACACCGTCGTCGAGCAAGTGTTTGGCTGTCATTTGTCTCCCGCCAGCGAAGCGCCGGTCTCGAAATGCGGTGCGAGCGTGTTCTCGTACAGGTTCAACGCGCTAGCGATGGCCATATGCATGTCCAGGTACTGGTAGGTGCCGAGACGCCCACCGAACAGGACGTTGTTGGCGACCGTTTCGGCCTTGGCGCGGTCGCGGTACGCCTCGAGCTTCGCGCGATCGTCCGGGGTGTTGATCGGGTAGTACGGCTCGTCGTCCGACTCGGCCGCGCGGCTGTATTCCCGCATGATGACCGTCTTGTCCGCCGGGTAGTCACGCTCAGGATGGAAGTGACGGAACTCGTGGATGCGGGTGTAGGGGACGTCGCCGTCGTTGTAGTTCATCACCGGGGTGCCCTGGAAATCACCGGTCTCGAGAACCTCGGTTTCGAAATCGAGTGTGCGCCAGCCGAGTCTGCCTTCGGAGTAGTCGAAGTACGCATCGAGCGGGCCGGTGTAGACGATCGGCGCGTTCGGGCTCTCGGCCACGAGCTCGGCTTTGACATCGAACCAGTCGGTGTCGAGTCTGACCTCGATCTTCTCGTTCGACGCCATCTTCTCGAGCCAGGCCGTGTACCCGTCGACCGGTAGGCCCTCGTAGGTGTCGTTGAAGTAGCGGTTGTCGAAGTTGTAGCGCACCGGCAGGCGGGTGATGTTGCCGGCAGGCAGGTTCTTCGGATCGGTCTGCCACTGCTTGGCGGTGTAGTCACGGATGAACGCCTCGTACAGCGGACGGCCGATCAGCGAGATCGCCTTCTCCTCGAGGTTCTGCGCATCTTTCGCGTCGAATTCGCTGGACTGCTCCTCGATCAGCGCACGTGCCTCGGCGGGTGAGTAGTACTTGCCGAAGAACTGCGAGATCAGGCCCAGCCCCATCGGGAACTGATACGACTGGCCGTTGTGCAGCGCGAACACGCGATGCTGGTAGCCGGTGAACTCGGTGAACTGGGTGACGTAGTCCCAGACCCGCTGATTCGACGTGTGAAACAGGTGAGCGCCGTACTTGTGGATCTCGATGCCGGTCTCCGGCTCGGCCTCGGAGTAGGCGTTGCCGCCCAGGTGGTGGCGGCGGTCGAGCACGAGGACTCGCTTGCCCAGCTGGGACGCCGAGCGCTCCGCCACGGTCAGCCCGAAGAACCCCGAACCGACCACGATCAGGTCGTATCGGCCGGTCGCGGAGGGGTCGGAAGAAGCAGTCGGTTCAGTTACGGCAGTCACGGGCAACCAGGGTATACGGTGCGCGCGACCCGCCCGTGCATGGACAGTTGCCGCCCTGCGTAACTACCCACCCGCGGCGAGGCGTCGCAACAGGTACGTATCCATCACCCAGCCGTGCTTCGTCTTGAGCGCCGCACGCGCGCGTTCGATCTCCTCGATGCATTCGTCCAGCGGACCCGACACCAACTGTTCATCGCCTGTTCCCAGGTTGGCGCCCCAGTGGATGCCCCATCTACCGGTTCCGACCAGCTCGCGGCACGTCACATTCCCGTCGAGCATCACGACGATGTTGTCCGCTCCTGCCTCGACATCCTTCAGAAGAGCCCGACCGGTCGTGATCACGATCGGTCCACCGATCCGATTGAGCACTATCCGATGTGCTGCCGCGAGCATCGACACGCTGCTGATGCCCGGAGTCACATCGAAGTCGAAGTCCAGATTTCCGAAGTCTCGTACGCGCTCGACCACGCGGATGGTGCTGTCGTAGAGAGCAGGATCACCCCAGACCAGGAATCCGACGGTGGTGTCGGGCGCGAGACCGAGCAGGACTTCCTCGTAGGCTCGCGCTCTGGCCTCATGCCAGTCCAACACTGCGGCGCCGTAGTCGGCGGGTCGTCGATCACGCTCGGGATCGGCAACCTGGATCACCCTGGGTTCACCCAGGACGTGACGCCGCAAGATCTCGGCCCGCGCCTCGGCCAGGTCACCGACATCCCCGCCCTTGTCGGCCACGAGGAAGACATCGACCTCATGCAGCATGGCGACGGCCTGGACCGTGATCTGGTCCGGATGCCCACCACCGACCCCCACCAGGTGAATCTTCATGCGTGGGTCCCTCTAACTCGTTCCGCGTCGTACAGATGCGATTCCACGCCAGGCGTTCTGCCGACAGCAGGTCCGACGAGGATGACCGCTGCCTGCCGCAGACCGGCCGACTCGACCTGTCCGGCGATGTCGCCGAGGGTTCCCGTCAACACGAGCTGATCCGGCTTGCTCGCGTGGAACACGACGGCCGCCGGGCAGTCGGCGCCGTAGTGACTCGTCAGCTCCTCGGCCAGGACTCGGACGCGCGTGATCGCGAGGTGCAGCACCAGCGTCGAACCGGTTGCTGCGAATGCCGACAGCGACTCACCACTCGGCATAGCCGTGGAGCGCGCCTGCGTGCGCGTCAGAACGACGGACTGCGCGACCTCGGGGACGGTCAGTTCGACGCGCAGGGTGGCTGCTGCAGCTGCGTAGGCGGGGACTCCAGGCGTCACGTCCCATGGAACGCCTGCCGCATCGAGTCGTGCAGACTGCTCCGCGAGCGCCGAGTAGAGAGATGGGTCACCCGAGCACAGACGCGCGACGTCGTCACCTCGCTCATGGGCGCCGACGAGTTCCGCAGTGATGGCGTCGAGGTCGAGCTGTGCGGTATCGACCAGCCGAGCATTCGGTGGGCAGTGCGCCAGGATCGCTTCGTCGATGTATGTACCTGCATAGACGCAGACCGGACTGCTGCGGAGATGTTCCACGGCACGCAGCGTGAGAAGGTCGGCGGCACCAGGGCCGGCACCGATGAAGTGGACAGTCACGAAAACGAAGCCTATGCCTCCCCCGCGACTCGCCGCACTCACAGTCAATCCCCGGTATGGCTAACTCTCAAGCTAAGGTTTAGCCTTGTGTCGGATGGGGTTGGTGTTACTGGTGTGACTCGAACGCAGTCTCGATAGTCACATACGTCACAACAGCATCACAACTCGCCGACACACAGAACTGAACGGAAGCAATTCGCGTCGCACAGTCGCAGGATGCTTCGCGGGGCGGCCAGGTATCAACAGGCCAACCCGCACCTACTACCAGGGAGTACCGCCTTGCACCGTCGAACGAAGCCGTCGATCGTTCTCGGCGCTGTCGCCTTGCTGGCCGTCGCGAGTCCCGTGGCGGTCTACAGCATCTCCGGCGACTCCGCGTCAACCGATGTTCGAACGGCCAACGAGACCACCCCTGTGACAGTGCCGACCAAGATCGTCGAGACAGCGCTGAGCGCGGCACCGGACATCGTCATTCCGCTCCAGGAACTGACGGGTCTGCCGCTGCCGGACCTGCGTCTGTCCGATCTGAAGTACCTGCCACTGCCGGAGAACATCACCATCCCGCCCTTCGAGATCCCCGAGATTCCGGGCATCACCGTCCCGTCACCGACAAGTCCGTCGGCTCAGGCGCCGGTGCCCGGTCTCGAACGCACCGATGTGGCCGCCCCGGTTGTTCCGCCTGCCGGTGACGACCCGGGCGCCCCGCTCGGCGCAGTCGTCAAGGAGCTGAAGCAGGACGAGCCGTTCAGCATGGTCGCTCTGACATCGACGGCCCTCGACGGTGCTGTGGCGCAAGTGCGCCGCCAACTCGACGACGGCTCCTGGGGCCCGTGGATCGCGACGGAACCCATCGACACCGGCGCGAACGACGCAGCGCCGACGGCGGAGAAGCAGGGCACCGAGCCGATTTTCGTCGGCGCCACCAAGGCCGTTCAACTCCTTCTGACACCGCGCACTGTGGCGGCCCCGGCACCTGAGGTTGCCGCGGCACCCGAGGCAGCACCGGCCCCCGCGCCCGAGGCAGCACCGGCCCCCGCGCCTGAGGTAGCACCGGCCCCCGCGCCGGAGCTCGGTTACACGCCGGCTTCGGTCTCCAAGCCGCTGCGCCAGCAGGAAACCCCTCTCGCAGAGGCCGTGTCGGACATCAGCGCGGTACTTATCCAGCCCGGCAGCTCCCCCGCCGACTCCGCATTGGCGGACATCGCAACGCCGGTCGCAGGCGACGCCGGGCCCAAGGTCATCTCCCGCGCACAGTGGGGCGCCGACGAGTCCATCCGGTGCGCCACCCCGACATACGACGACTTCCTCGGTGGCGCAACGGTTCACCACACCGCAGGAAGCAACGATTACTCCAAGTCCGAGTCCGCCGAGATCGTGCGTGCCATCTACGCCTACCACGCTCAGACCCTCGGTTGGTGCGACGTCGGGTACAACGTGCTCGTCGACAAGTTCGGCCAGATCTTCGAAGGCCGCGCAGGTGGACTCGACCGGGCCGTCCAGGGTGCACACGCCGGTGGATTCAACGAGAACACCATGGGCATCGCGATGATGGGTGACTACTCCTCGGCGTCCCCGTCGGACGAGACACTCGAATCCGTCGGCAAGTTCCTCGGATGGCGTTTGGGCAAAGCAGGTCTCGACCCCGAGGGTGAAACGACGATGACCTCCGAGGGCACCGACTTCACCTTCGTCGGCCAAGGACAGAGCGTCGACCTTCCCGTGATCTTCGCCCACCGCGACGTCGGCAACACCGCATGCCCGGGAGACGGGGCCTACGCGAAGATGGGCGAGATCCGCGAGATCGCGGCCGCGAACCTCGGCGGCGGCAGCGTCGACACAGCTCCATCGCCCAGCGAGGACACGACAGGCGACGACCTGACGAGCGATTCGACACCGTCCTCGCCTCGCACCGACGCGAGCAACACTCCGGGACAGAACATTCCGAGCCTCGTCGACGAACTCGTGCGTCTCGCCAGCTCGAACCCGGTGGCGCAGAAGTGGCTGGCGTCCGGCGGCGAAACAGGAACATTGGGCACACCCGTCAGCGGGCTCGTCCAGGTCAAGGGCGGCGGCGAAGCCGCACAGTTCGCCAACGGTTCGATCTTCACTTCACTTGCCGGACAAGCAGTTGCAGTGATCGGCAAGATCTTCGAGCAGTTCATGACACTCGGCGGAGAGAACGGCGAACTCGGCCTCCCCACCACCGACGAATACCCGGTACCCGAGGGCTTGCGGACCGATTTCGAGAACGGATCGTTGATCTTCAACGAGCTCACCGGCATCGTCACCACGGTCATCAAGACCTACAACGACACCTACGAGCAGGAAATGCAGAACGGCGCAGTCGCGGCGCCCGTCGAAGCAGCTCCAGCACCGGAAGCTGTACCGGCACCTGAGCCCGCACCGGCACCGTAACGTCTCGAACACAGAATCGAGCGGCGGCCCGACAAGGGGCGCCGCTCGATTCGTCTTTTCAGAGAATGTCGCGCTGCGCGAGACGAATTCGATCGACGGGGACGATTCCTGGGCGGTAGTAGAACCCCTCGGGCGAGACGGTCAGCTCGTTGTCCTCCACTCCACTGACCTCCCACACGTCGACCGGGCCACCGGTGTTGTTCATCCGGACGAACCAGTCCCGCTCCCCGGGATCGCTCGAGAGAAAGCAACCCTTCTGCTCGGCCCGTCGGCTACCGGCGATTCCGCGGGCAGCGCCCATCTTTCGGTAGTCGAGGCCGTGCATCTGGATCGACTCACGATTGGCCACGGACGTGACGTGAAAGCGGATAGGCATTCCGCAAAATTAGTTGTATCGGGTGTCGCTGCGCCAGCGATTTACCACCAGCGTTCGAGGACCCGAGCCACTCCGTCGTCGGCGTTGGTTGTCGTGACTTCGTTCGCGGCCGCGATAGCTGCCGGGTGCGCATTGCCCATCGCGACGCCGAGGCCGGCCATCTTCAGCATCGGCACGTCGTTCGGCATGTCGCCGAATGCGGCTATATCGGCGGGGACCACGTTCAACCGTTCGGCGACGATGGCGAGTCCCGACGCCTTGCTCACGCCAGGCGCAGACAGCTCGATCAGTCCGTTGTCGGTGGAGAACGTCAGATCTGCTCGGCCACCGATGAGCGGTTCCAGAGCGGCCACCATGGCGCCACTCGACGCACTCGCGAGTCTGATCAACAACTTGACGGCCGGGACGTCGAGCACCTCCTCCTGCGAGAGCTCGGTGTTGTCCGGGTTGAGCCACGCGTGCTCGTATCCGGGCGAGCTGACGAACTGCGGCGTCGCGGCGTCGTGAGCGCTGGCACCGACGCGCTCGGCAGCCAGTCCGCACCCGGGGAGCGCGACGTATGCGATCTCGGCGAGCCAGTGCAGCGTCTCGCTCGACAGTGTCTGCGCATCCAGGATTCGGTCGGTGCCGCTGTCGTAGATGACCGCACCGTTGGCGCAGACACACATCGGTGCGTAGCCGAGTTGGTCGACGACGGGTGAGATCCACCTCGGCGGGCGTCCGGTGGACAGGACGAACGGGGTACCGTCGGCGACCAGCGACAGCACGACGCGACGGGTTCGCTCGGTGACCCTCTCGTGTACATCGAGAAGAGTGCCGTCGACGTCGCTGGCGACAAGGCGGGGCTGGGTACGAGCGGTGTCAGGCATCGTCGCCATTGTGCCTTAGGTGGCGTGCGACTCGCGGAGCAGAGTGCCTCGGCGGCAGGTGCAACCCCTGCACACACCACCCTAGGGTGGGCAACCCCTCACCCGGGGAGCCTCACGATCACCTCGAGGGTGCCTGTCTTCGGACGCCTCGACGGACGAGCGTCATACGCATGAACTTCTCCCCCTCCACAGCCGCCGTGTTCCCACTCTCGGCCGCCCAGCGCGGGATCTTGTTCGCACAGCACCTGGCAGGCGATGTCCCGGTCTCCATCGCCCAGTTCGTGGAAGTCCACGGCAATCTGGATACCCGACGCCTGGTCGACGCGGCCATGACGGCCGGCCGCGAGTTCGGCACCGGGTACCTCCGACTCGTCGAGGTCGACGGCGTGACCATGCAGACTGTGGATCCCGACGTCGACGAATCGATGCCGACGGTGGACCTGCGCGACGAGCCTGATCCGATCGCTGCGGCCCACGCCTGGATGCGCGCGGAGTACAGCGCGCCGATCGACCTCTTCACCGACCGTCTGGTCACGATGGCCGTGCTGCGGGTCGGCGACGAACACGTCTACTGGTACTCGCGTATCCACCACATCGCACTCGACGGCTACGGCGCGATGACCCTGCTGAAGCGGTGCGCAGAGCTCTACACCGGCGGCGCCGACGCATCGGCGTCCACAGCGGAACCGCTGCACGCCATCGTCGACGCCGACCGGCAGTACCGCGGCTCGGACCGGTTCACCGCAGATCGCAACTACTGGAACGACCACCTCGCCGGTTTGTCGGACCCCGTCAGCCTCGCCGGGCGTTCGGCTCCGGCCCTCGCGCATCCGCTGCTGCAGCGCGGCGAACTCGACACCGTCACAGCAGCACGGCTAGAGCAGCTCGCGAGTGAGTTGAACTCAGGCGTCGCACCGGTGACGGTCGCGGCGTTCGGCGCGTACCTTGCGCGAGCCACCGGCAGTATCGAGGTGACCCTGAGTCTGCCCGTCTCGGCGCGTACGACGGCGGCGCTGCGAAGGTCCGGCGGCATGGTCGCCAACGTGGTTCCGCTCCGGCTGCGCTGCGACGGGCACACCTCGGTTGCCGACCTGGTGCGTGACGCGCAACTCGAACTCACCGGTGCCCTGCGGCGTCAGCGATACCGCCAGGAGGACATCGCCCGCGACCTCGGCGTCGACGCGTCCGGATTCGGTCCGTCGGTCAACATGATGCTGTTCGACACCCGAATCATGCTCGGTACCTTCGTCGGTCGACTCCACGTGATGACTTCGGGGATCATCGACGACCTGTTCGTCAACGTCTACCCCGGCATCGGTGGCAGCACGATGCACATCGACTTCCAGGCCAACTCCACCCTGTACTCGACCGCCGAACTGGCCCGGCACCACGCCGCGTTCCTGAAGTTCCTCGACCGCTTTCTCACCGACCCCTACGCTCCGGTATCCCGATTGGCGATGACCGACGGCGCAGCGGTCCATCGCGGGCCCTCCTCACGTGCGCCGCGTCTGCTGCCGCACATCCTCGGCGAGGCTGCGGCACTGCGACCGGACGGGATCGCTGTCGTCTCGGACTCAGGCAACTACACCTACCGCGAACTCGACGAGCGTTCCAACCGCCTCGCACGGGCACTGATCGAACATGGTGTTCGCCCGGAAAGCGCAGTCGCCGTATCCATATCGCGATCCTACGAGTCCATCCTCGCGATGTGGGCGGTCGCCAAGACCGGAGCGACGTTCGTGCCGATCGACCCGACGTACCCACGCGAGCGGATCGACTACCTATTGGCGGACTCGGGCGCACGAACGATCGTCGATGCCGAATACGTCGATCGGGATCTTCCCTACTCGTCGAATCCGGTGACGGACTCCGATCGACGCGGCACCATCGACCCGCGCAACGCGGCCTACGTCATCTACACCTCCGGCTCGACCGGAGCGCCGAAGGGCGTCGTCGTCACGCACGGCGGTATTGCCGATCTGATATCCGACGGCATCGACCGCCTTTCACTCTCGTCGACATCCCGGATGACACATGGCTATTCACCGAGTTTCGACGCATCACTGTCGGAACTGCTGCTGACGTTCGGTGCCGCGGCCACCGCCGTCGTCGTTCCGCCCGGAGTGTTCGGCGGCGACGACCTGACGGAACTGCTTCGCGGGCACAGCGTCACGCATATCGACGTCACCCCTGCTGTTCTCGGCACGCTCACCCCCACAGACCTACCCGGCCTGACCCATGTAGTCGTCGGTGGCGACGCCTGCCCGCCGGAGCTTCGTGCCCGGTGGGCAGGCGACCGGCAGATGTTCAACGGGTACGGGCCCACCGAGATGACCGTCACCTCTACATTCAGTACACCGATGACGGCCGAGAAGCCGGTCAGCATCGGTGGACCCATCCGCGGTACCTCCGCCCTCGTGCTCGATCGATGGCTGCAACCTGTCCCTGCAGGCACTACGGGCGAGTTGTACCTCTGGGGCGCCGGCATCGCACGCGGCTACCATGACCGGCCTGCAGTGACGTCGACGCGTTTCGTCGCCAATCCTGCCGACCCTGGGGCCCGTCTGTATCGCACCGGTGACCTCGTGCGGTGGAACGGTGACGAACTGGAATACGTCGGTCGGAGCGACTTCCAGGTCAAGATCCGTGGGTTCCGTATCGAACTGGGCGAAGTCGACGCGGCCCTGGCGAGCGCTGCCACGTCCGAAGGCGCACCACTGGACTTCGTCATGACGGTCGGCCACACCACCGACTCCGGCGCAACGGTTCTCGTGTCGTACGTCGTTTCCACCCGTCCACTCGACACGTCGCGGCTGACGGCCCGCCTCAGCGGCGCATTGCCTGCATACATGGTTCCGTCATCGATCATGGTTCTCGACGCGGTGCCGCTGACCCCCGTCGGCAAGGTCGATCGAAAGGCCCTGCCCACACCGACATTCACGGCGCACTCGCCCTCGCGCGTCCCCTCGACAGAACGCGAACGCACACTCGCAACCCTGTTCCAGCAGGTCCTCGGGGTCGACGAGGTCGGCGCCGAAGACAGCTTCTTCGCCCTCGGCGGGGACAGCATCGTCTCCATCCAGCTGGTCTCCCGCGGCAGGGCCGCAGGGCTCATCTTCACCGCTCGCGACGTATTCGAGCGCAAGACGGTCGCTGGAATCGCGGAGGCTGCGACGGATGCGGAGTCGGCACCGGTACTCGTCGAGCTGCCCGGGGGCGGAACCGGCACAGTCCCCACCACTCCGATCGTGGCAGAAATGCT is part of the Rhodococcus sovatensis genome and encodes:
- a CDS encoding phosphatase PAP2 family protein, coding for MLSKIQSTVGAQPGAVTIARGMSHFGEHALGWVAIAGIGAALDAPRRRQWAGVAVGAVGSHAASIVIKRLVRRPRPNDPSVRINVSTPSKLSFPSSHATSTTAAAVLLGRLTGLPLPAVLVPPMLLSRLVLGVHYPTDVLAGSALGALSAAAVCKFEGDK
- a CDS encoding glycosyltransferase; the encoded protein is MTAKHLLDDGVADIAPVLGKSLLQRVLLPRSGEPLDVRTLYLEEAKTNARRAHSLSRTSLAIGAESEVSFCTYFGAFPASYWRRYSVLKSVVLRVEVSGHCRIDVYRSKADSSRIHVEGREAVDGDAAQEFDIDLGPFEDGGWIWFDITSDSEVVLESAGWYAPVEAPGEATVAVGIPTFNRPTDAVKALVALSSDPLVLDVIKAVIMPDQGTRKVRDEPGFAEAEAGLGGILAIHDQANLGGSGGYSRIMYEALNNTECQHILFMDDDIEIEPDSILRALAMSRFAKVPTLVGGQMLNLQARSHLHVMGEVIDRSNFMWTGAQNVEYDHDFAEYPLRSSKLLHRRIDVDYNGWWMCMIPRVVAEDLGQPLPLFIKWDDAEYGLRARVAGYPTVTLPGAAIWHMAWSDKDDAIDWQAYFHLRNRLVVAALHMPGNGRGLVLDTVKATVKHLLCLEYSTVAIQNKAIRDFLEGPEHILEILPTSLGEVHALRKTYPDAVVVGSSTELPHPSGEEVGAVGLPTNPLSKIKRLATGLIHNAKPAHTRHHERPQLNVPTLDARWFLLSQVDGVTVTTADGRGVVYRQRDRDKAAALLKEAMALRAELSRRFPELKGRYRDAVPHLTSKETWERVFRYEA
- the glf gene encoding UDP-galactopyranose mutase gives rise to the protein MTAVTEPTASSDPSATGRYDLIVVGSGFFGLTVAERSASQLGKRVLVLDRRHHLGGNAYSEAEPETGIEIHKYGAHLFHTSNQRVWDYVTQFTEFTGYQHRVFALHNGQSYQFPMGLGLISQFFGKYYSPAEARALIEEQSSEFDAKDAQNLEEKAISLIGRPLYEAFIRDYTAKQWQTDPKNLPAGNITRLPVRYNFDNRYFNDTYEGLPVDGYTAWLEKMASNEKIEVRLDTDWFDVKAELVAESPNAPIVYTGPLDAYFDYSEGRLGWRTLDFETEVLETGDFQGTPVMNYNDGDVPYTRIHEFRHFHPERDYPADKTVIMREYSRAAESDDEPYYPINTPDDRAKLEAYRDRAKAETVANNVLFGGRLGTYQYLDMHMAIASALNLYENTLAPHFETGASLAGDK
- the cobF gene encoding precorrin-6A synthase (deacetylating) gives rise to the protein MKIHLVGVGGGHPDQITVQAVAMLHEVDVFLVADKGGDVGDLAEARAEILRRHVLGEPRVIQVADPERDRRPADYGAAVLDWHEARARAYEEVLLGLAPDTTVGFLVWGDPALYDSTIRVVERVRDFGNLDFDFDVTPGISSVSMLAAAHRIVLNRIGGPIVITTGRALLKDVEAGADNIVVMLDGNVTCRELVGTGRWGIHWGANLGTGDEQLVSGPLDECIEEIERARAALKTKHGWVMDTYLLRRLAAGG
- the cobM gene encoding precorrin-4 C(11)-methyltransferase — its product is MTVHFIGAGPGAADLLTLRAVEHLRSSPVCVYAGTYIDEAILAHCPPNARLVDTAQLDLDAITAELVGAHERGDDVARLCSGDPSLYSALAEQSARLDAAGVPWDVTPGVPAYAAAAATLRVELTVPEVAQSVVLTRTQARSTAMPSGESLSAFAATGSTLVLHLAITRVRVLAEELTSHYGADCPAAVVFHASKPDQLVLTGTLGDIAGQVESAGLRQAAVILVGPAVGRTPGVESHLYDAERVRGTHA
- a CDS encoding N-acetylmuramoyl-L-alanine amidase codes for the protein MHRRTKPSIVLGAVALLAVASPVAVYSISGDSASTDVRTANETTPVTVPTKIVETALSAAPDIVIPLQELTGLPLPDLRLSDLKYLPLPENITIPPFEIPEIPGITVPSPTSPSAQAPVPGLERTDVAAPVVPPAGDDPGAPLGAVVKELKQDEPFSMVALTSTALDGAVAQVRRQLDDGSWGPWIATEPIDTGANDAAPTAEKQGTEPIFVGATKAVQLLLTPRTVAAPAPEVAAAPEAAPAPAPEAAPAPAPEVAPAPAPELGYTPASVSKPLRQQETPLAEAVSDISAVLIQPGSSPADSALADIATPVAGDAGPKVISRAQWGADESIRCATPTYDDFLGGATVHHTAGSNDYSKSESAEIVRAIYAYHAQTLGWCDVGYNVLVDKFGQIFEGRAGGLDRAVQGAHAGGFNENTMGIAMMGDYSSASPSDETLESVGKFLGWRLGKAGLDPEGETTMTSEGTDFTFVGQGQSVDLPVIFAHRDVGNTACPGDGAYAKMGEIREIAAANLGGGSVDTAPSPSEDTTGDDLTSDSTPSSPRTDASNTPGQNIPSLVDELVRLASSNPVAQKWLASGGETGTLGTPVSGLVQVKGGGEAAQFANGSIFTSLAGQAVAVIGKIFEQFMTLGGENGELGLPTTDEYPVPEGLRTDFENGSLIFNELTGIVTTVIKTYNDTYEQEMQNGAVAAPVEAAPAPEAVPAPEPAPAP
- a CDS encoding HAD family hydrolase, with translation MATMPDTARTQPRLVASDVDGTLLDVHERVTERTRRVVLSLVADGTPFVLSTGRPPRWISPVVDQLGYAPMCVCANGAVIYDSGTDRILDAQTLSSETLHWLAEIAYVALPGCGLAAERVGASAHDAATPQFVSSPGYEHAWLNPDNTELSQEEVLDVPAVKLLIRLASASSGAMVAALEPLIGGRADLTFSTDNGLIELSAPGVSKASGLAIVAERLNVVPADIAAFGDMPNDVPMLKMAGLGVAMGNAHPAAIAAANEVTTTNADDGVARVLERWW